In Bradyrhizobium guangxiense, the following are encoded in one genomic region:
- the nuoE gene encoding NADH-quinone oxidoreductase subunit NuoE → MSVRRLAPKEVQPASFAFTEENLAFARQQIAKYPAGRQASAVIAILWRAQEQNEGWVSEAAIRVIADMLDMPYIRVLEVATFYTMFQLAPVGKKAHVQVCGTTPCRLRGAEDLIHVCEHRIHHEPFHLSKDGNFSWEEVECLGACVNAPMVLIGKDTYEDLTKESFGKVLDGFASGNPPKPGPQNGRQFSAPITGPTTLKETT, encoded by the coding sequence ATGTCCGTTCGCCGATTAGCACCGAAGGAAGTCCAGCCCGCGAGCTTTGCGTTCACGGAGGAGAACCTCGCGTTCGCCAGGCAGCAGATCGCGAAATATCCGGCCGGCCGGCAGGCTTCCGCCGTGATCGCCATCCTCTGGCGCGCGCAGGAGCAGAACGAGGGCTGGGTGTCGGAAGCCGCGATCCGCGTCATCGCCGACATGCTGGACATGCCCTATATCCGCGTGCTGGAGGTCGCGACCTTCTACACCATGTTCCAGCTGGCGCCCGTCGGCAAGAAGGCCCACGTCCAGGTCTGCGGCACCACGCCGTGCCGGCTGCGCGGCGCCGAGGATCTGATCCACGTCTGCGAGCATCGCATCCATCACGAGCCCTTCCATCTGTCCAAGGACGGCAATTTCAGCTGGGAAGAGGTGGAGTGCCTGGGCGCCTGCGTGAACGCGCCGATGGTGCTGATCGGCAAGGACACCTATGAGGACCTGACCAAGGAGAGCTTCGGCAAGGTGCTCGACGGTTTTGCTTCGGGCAACCCGCCCAAGCCCGGCCCGCAGAACGGCCGCCAGTTCTCGGCGCCGATCACCGGCCCGACCACGCTGAAGGAGACCACCTGA
- a CDS encoding FkbM family methyltransferase, with protein sequence MKAQAPIQFDRASGALEGANLWERTAALALVTGSKISSHFSHMGYIACANLLRKTLPERNIAIRLNPDAVFEFPYGDGYWSKLLNRSYNYEDELELLFADSIDVDYTLLDCGANYGYWSVLVSSKPFGAHKAIAIEPSEQNYPKLANNARVNGNRFETMKCAIGAARGTARLSGTKHEAFSIAGDPSAGGEEVPVIALDNLIEDGKVAATGKYLVKLDVEGVEIEAIKGGARLLQADSVIMCEEHGSDRSHAVSRYILEQTPLKLIVFDPRSNRMETVTELSILDRIKVSTHVGYNVFGTASAFWQDRIEAMNAKNLNAKNLNAKSARRMQ encoded by the coding sequence GTGAAGGCGCAGGCGCCAATCCAGTTTGACCGCGCCTCGGGGGCCCTTGAAGGGGCCAACCTGTGGGAGCGGACGGCTGCCTTGGCGCTGGTGACGGGATCGAAGATCTCCTCGCACTTCTCGCATATGGGCTACATCGCCTGCGCGAATCTGCTGCGGAAGACGCTGCCCGAGCGCAACATCGCGATCAGGCTCAATCCCGACGCCGTGTTCGAATTCCCCTACGGCGACGGCTATTGGAGCAAGCTGCTCAACCGCTCGTACAATTACGAGGACGAGCTCGAGCTTCTGTTCGCCGACTCCATCGACGTCGACTATACGCTGCTCGATTGCGGCGCCAATTACGGTTACTGGTCGGTGCTGGTCTCGAGCAAGCCGTTCGGCGCGCACAAGGCGATCGCGATCGAGCCGTCGGAGCAGAACTATCCGAAGCTCGCCAACAATGCGCGCGTCAACGGCAACCGCTTCGAGACCATGAAATGCGCGATCGGCGCCGCCCGCGGCACCGCGCGGCTGTCCGGCACCAAGCACGAAGCCTTCAGCATCGCCGGCGATCCTTCGGCGGGCGGTGAGGAGGTGCCGGTCATCGCGCTCGACAATCTGATCGAGGACGGCAAGGTGGCGGCGACCGGCAAGTACCTGGTCAAGCTCGACGTCGAGGGCGTCGAGATCGAAGCGATCAAGGGCGGGGCACGGCTGCTCCAGGCCGACAGCGTCATCATGTGCGAGGAGCACGGCAGCGACCGCTCCCATGCCGTGTCGCGCTACATCCTCGAGCAGACCCCGCTGAAGCTGATCGTGTTTGATCCGCGCAGCAACCGGATGGAGACCGTGACCGAGCTGTCGATCCTCGACCGCATCAAGGTCTCGACCCATGTCGGCTACAACGTTTTCGGCACCGCAAGCGCATTCTGGCAGGACAGGATCGAAGCCATGAACGCCAAGAACTTGAATGCCAAGAACTTGAATGCGAAGTCCGCGCGCCGCATGCAGTGA
- a CDS encoding NADH-quinone oxidoreductase subunit D produces the protein MNEQSEQLRNFTINFGPQHPAAHGVLRLVLELDGEVVARVDPHIGLLHRGTEKLIEQKTYLQAIPYFDRLDYVAPMNQEHAFCLAAEKLLGIEVPRRGQLIRVLYCEIGRILSHLLNVTTQAMDVGALPPPLWGFEEREKLMVFYERASGSRMHAAFFRIGGVHQDLPQKLVDDIEAWCDPFLKVVDDLDRLLTANRIFKQRNVDIGVVPLKEAWEWGFSGVMVRGSGAAWDLRKSQPYECYAEMDFDIPIGKNGDCYDRYLIRMEEMRQSVRIMKQCIQKLNAPEGKGPVVVADNKVAPPRRGEMKRSMEALIHHFKLYTEGVHVPAGEVYAAVEAPKGEFGVYLVADGTNKPYKCKIRAPGFAHLQAMDHICRGHLLADVSAILGSLDIVFGEVDR, from the coding sequence ATGAACGAGCAATCTGAACAGCTTCGCAACTTTACCATCAACTTCGGGCCGCAGCATCCGGCGGCGCACGGCGTGCTGCGTCTTGTGCTCGAATTGGATGGTGAGGTGGTCGCGCGCGTCGATCCGCATATCGGCCTGCTTCACCGCGGCACCGAAAAGCTGATCGAGCAGAAGACCTATCTGCAGGCGATCCCGTATTTCGACCGGCTCGACTACGTCGCGCCGATGAACCAGGAGCACGCCTTCTGCCTCGCTGCCGAGAAGCTGCTCGGCATCGAGGTGCCGCGCCGCGGCCAGCTGATCCGCGTGCTCTATTGCGAGATCGGCCGCATCCTGTCGCATCTGCTCAACGTCACCACGCAGGCGATGGACGTCGGCGCGCTGCCCCCGCCGCTGTGGGGCTTCGAAGAGCGCGAGAAGCTGATGGTGTTCTACGAGCGTGCCTCGGGCAGCCGCATGCACGCAGCCTTCTTCCGCATTGGCGGCGTGCACCAGGATTTGCCGCAGAAGCTGGTCGACGACATCGAGGCCTGGTGCGATCCGTTCCTGAAGGTCGTGGACGACCTCGACCGGCTGCTCACCGCCAACCGCATCTTCAAGCAGCGTAACGTCGATATCGGCGTGGTGCCGCTGAAGGAAGCCTGGGAGTGGGGCTTCTCGGGCGTGATGGTGCGCGGCTCGGGCGCGGCCTGGGATTTGCGCAAGTCGCAGCCCTATGAATGCTACGCCGAGATGGATTTCGACATCCCGATCGGCAAGAACGGCGACTGTTACGACCGCTACCTGATCCGGATGGAAGAGATGCGCCAGTCCGTGCGCATCATGAAGCAGTGCATTCAGAAGCTGAATGCGCCTGAGGGCAAGGGCCCCGTCGTCGTCGCCGACAACAAGGTCGCGCCGCCGCGCCGCGGCGAGATGAAGCGCTCGATGGAAGCCTTGATCCACCATTTCAAGCTCTACACCGAAGGCGTTCACGTGCCGGCCGGCGAAGTCTATGCCGCGGTCGAGGCGCCCAAGGGCGAGTTCGGCGTCTATCTCGTCGCCGACGGCACCAACAAGCCCTACAAGTGCAAGATCCGCGCGCCGGGCTTTGCCCATCTGCAGGCCATGGATCACATCTGCCGCGGCCATCTGTTGGCCGACGTGTCGGCGATCCTCGGCTCGCTCGACATCGTGTTCGGAGAGGTCGATCGGTGA
- a CDS encoding NADH-quinone oxidoreductase subunit C gives MDDAKLDALGQTIVSALPGAATGHSVAFNQLTVDVEASKIVEVVKYLRDDPGCRFVNITDITAADYPSREKRFDVIYHFLSPTLNARIRLKAQADETTQVPSLIDVFPGADWFEREAYDLYGVFFVGHPDMRRILTDYGFEGHPLRKDFPTTGFVEVRYDDQEKRVVYEPVRLNQEFRKFDFLSPWEGADYPLPGDEKAGPKA, from the coding sequence ATGGACGACGCCAAGCTCGACGCCCTGGGGCAGACGATCGTTAGTGCGCTTCCGGGCGCCGCCACCGGTCATTCGGTGGCCTTCAACCAGCTCACGGTTGATGTCGAGGCCAGCAAGATCGTCGAGGTGGTCAAGTACCTCCGCGACGACCCGGGCTGCCGCTTCGTCAACATCACGGACATCACGGCGGCGGACTATCCGTCGCGCGAAAAGCGCTTCGACGTCATCTATCACTTCCTGTCACCGACGCTGAACGCACGCATCCGCCTCAAGGCGCAGGCCGACGAGACCACCCAGGTGCCGTCGCTGATCGACGTGTTTCCCGGCGCCGACTGGTTCGAGCGCGAGGCCTACGATCTCTACGGCGTGTTCTTCGTCGGCCATCCCGACATGCGCCGCATCCTCACCGACTACGGGTTCGAGGGGCATCCGCTGCGCAAGGACTTCCCGACCACCGGTTTCGTCGAGGTCCGCTACGACGACCAGGAGAAGCGGGTGGTGTACGAGCCCGTCCGGCTCAACCAGGAATTCCGCAAGTTTGATTTCCTCTCGCCGTGGGAAGGGGCCGACTACCCGCTTCCCGGTGACGAGAAGGCGGGACCGAAGGCCTGA
- a CDS encoding NuoB/complex I 20 kDa subunit family protein: MGLNPASSTGPVIAPAAKGILDPSTGKPVGANDPFFLEVNSELSDKGFFVAATDDLITWARTGSLMWMTFGLACCAVEMMQVSMPRYDVERFGFAPRASPRQSDVMIVAGTLTNKMAPALRKVYDQMPEPRYVISMGSCANGGGYYHYSYSVVRGCDRIVPIDIYVPGCPPTAEALLYGVLLLQKKIRRTGTIER, translated from the coding sequence ATGGGATTGAACCCTGCATCGTCCACGGGTCCGGTCATCGCGCCGGCCGCCAAGGGCATTCTGGACCCGTCGACCGGCAAGCCGGTCGGGGCCAATGATCCGTTCTTCCTCGAGGTCAATTCCGAGCTGTCCGACAAGGGCTTCTTCGTGGCCGCGACCGACGACCTCATCACCTGGGCGCGCACCGGCTCCTTGATGTGGATGACCTTCGGTCTCGCCTGCTGCGCGGTCGAGATGATGCAGGTGTCGATGCCGCGCTACGACGTCGAGCGCTTCGGCTTCGCTCCGCGTGCCTCGCCACGCCAGTCCGACGTGATGATCGTCGCGGGAACCCTGACCAACAAGATGGCGCCCGCGCTGCGCAAGGTCTACGACCAGATGCCCGAGCCGCGCTACGTCATCTCGATGGGCTCCTGCGCCAACGGCGGCGGCTACTATCACTATTCCTACTCGGTCGTGCGCGGCTGCGACCGCATCGTGCCGATCGACATCTACGTGCCGGGCTGCCCGCCCACGGCGGAAGCGCTGCTCTATGGCGTGCTGCTGCTGCAGAAGAAGATCCGGCGCACCGGCACCATCGAACGCTAA
- a CDS encoding NADH-quinone oxidoreductase subunit A — translation MSGILQNYLPLVVFIGVAGLIGLVLLIAPFIVAFQQPDPEKLSAYECGFNAFDDARMKFDVRFYLVAILFIIFDLEVAFLFPWAVAFGKLGATGFWSMVVFLAVLTVGFAYEWKKGALEWD, via the coding sequence ATGAGCGGCATTCTGCAGAACTATCTTCCACTCGTCGTCTTTATAGGGGTAGCGGGCCTCATCGGCCTCGTGCTGCTGATCGCGCCCTTCATCGTGGCGTTCCAGCAGCCCGATCCGGAAAAGCTGTCGGCGTATGAGTGCGGCTTCAACGCCTTCGACGACGCGCGCATGAAGTTCGACGTCCGCTTCTACTTGGTCGCCATCCTCTTCATCATCTTCGACCTCGAGGTGGCGTTCCTGTTTCCCTGGGCGGTGGCGTTCGGCAAGCTTGGCGCGACCGGCTTCTGGTCCATGGTGGTGTTCCTCGCCGTGCTGACGGTCGGGTTCGCCTATGAATGGAAGAAGGGAGCTCTGGAATGGGATTGA